The genomic region GCACCGCGTTCTTCACCAGGATCGTGGAGAACTCGCTGCGCTCGGTGGCGCCGTCGGTGGTGCAGGTGGCCCGCGCGTCAGGCGGGTCGAATGTTCAGATCATCCGCAGCGCACAGCTCGCCGAGGCGGTGCCGTCGATCATCGGTGGCCTGACCATCAACATCATCGCGATGATCGAGTACTCCGCGATCGCAGGCACCATCGGCGCCGGCGGAATCGGCTATGTCGCAGTTACTTACGGTTACCAGCGCTTCGACCAGGGCGTCATGCTGGCCACCATCATCATCCTGGTCATCACCGTCGCCGCGGTTCAGTTGATCGGTGATGCCCTCGTTCGCTTCACCACGCCGCGCAGCCGCATCGGCACCGGCGCGGCCCGTCCGCTGCGCAAACGCGCAGTCCCCGCTTGAGAGGAAATCCCATGGCGACCAACACCACGGTGGAGGGCACCGACGATCACGGGTTCGAGCTGAAACGTCGGCCGAAATGGCTCTGGATCGCACTGAGCCTCGCAGTTGTGGTGGTCGTGGTCGTCGGGGCGCGGCTGCTGTTCTTCGGCAAGACGGAGTCGGCGAACGAGATTCCCGGCGCAACCCTGGTCGTCGCCACCAATGAGGGCAACGCGGCCGAGCAGGCGTTGATCGAGTACATCGCGGCGGAGGTCGCACCGCGGCACGGGATCAAGGTGGCCTTCCGG from Mycolicibacterium sp. YH-1 harbors:
- a CDS encoding methionine ABC transporter permease — translated: MTETLLATTKVPVNELPGLLFPALLDTLIMVGIVMTIVVLVGVPLGALVHNLAPGGLFENPSLHTVLSWIISIGRSLPFLILMAAIMPFTRLITGTNIGIAAAVVPMTLAGTAFFTRIVENSLRSVAPSVVQVARASGGSNVQIIRSAQLAEAVPSIIGGLTINIIAMIEYSAIAGTIGAGGIGYVAVTYGYQRFDQGVMLATIIILVITVAAVQLIGDALVRFTTPRSRIGTGAARPLRKRAVPA